The Streptomyces rubrogriseus genomic sequence GGCGAAGAAGCCGACGTTGTCGACGCGACGGCCCGGCAGGGTATCGAACCGCTCCAGCACCCCGTAGTCGGAGCGCCCGAGCCCGACGAACTGCCAGAAGACGGGTTCCTCCACGGCCTCCCGCAACTCCCGCTCGATCTCGGCGTTGCGGTAGACACCGCCGTCGGAGAAGAACAGCACCAGGGTCGGGACCGGTGCCGGGTCGGCCCGGACGAAGGCCCGGACCTCGGCGATCACCTTCTGCTCCTCGTTCTGGATGCCGACCGCCCGCATGTCGACCTGCTCGGGGTGCAGGCCCTTCTTCCTGCCCCGCCGGAACAGGCTGATCTCCCCCACCCGCACGTGCAGCCGCAGCCACTCGGGCAGGTCGCCCAGGCGCAGGTCGGGCAGGCGCGCCGGGTTGGAGGCGAAGGTCCAGGCCTGCATCTCCCCGTCGTCGTCCAACTGCGCGGCGACGGCGGCCATCCGCTCCACGACGTCCGCGACGACGCCCTTGGAGTAGAGGAAGGACATCGACCCGGAGGCGTCCAGTACGAGGACGACGCGCGCGGTGATCCCGGCCGCCCCGTGCTTGCTCAGGCTGACCGCGACCTGCTCCTTGCGCAGGGACAGCCGCTTGCGCATGTCCACGGGGAGGCGCTCCTCACCCTTGGTGAACCGGGGGCCGGTGGCGGCCGGCGCCGGGGCCGGTGGCGACGCCGGTGGCGGTGGCGACGCCGGGACCGGTGGCGGTACGGCTGTCGTCGGCGGGGTGGGCACCGGAGGAGCCGTGGGCGGGGCGGTGGCCGGGGTGGCGGGCGCCGACGGGGGAGCGTCGTCGTCCACGGTGATGCCGAAGTCGGTCGCCAGTCCCGCCAGCCCGGAGGCGTACCCCTGTCCCACCGCACGGAACTTCCACGTCCCTCCGCGCCGGTACAACTCGCCGCCGACCAGCGCGGTCTCCGTGTCGGCCGTCATGTCGAACCGGGCCAGTTCGGTGCCGGTCGCGGCGTCCAGCAACCGCAGCGACAGCCCCGGAACCCGGCCGAAGGTGCCGCCGTCCGCCGAGGCGCACAGGACGATGCGTTCGACCGCCGCCTCGACCGCGCGCAGATCCACCTCGACGGAATCGGTCGTGGTACCCGGGTTCGCACCGGGGCCGGCCCGCTTGCCCAGGTGGCCCACCGCGCCGGACGTGTGGCGGGGTTGGTTGTAGAGGACGAAGTCACCGTCGTCCCGCACCCGCCCGGCCGAGGTGAGCAGCAGGGCGGAGGCGTCGACCTCGGGGACGCCCGGTCCGGGGGACCACACGAGTTCGGCACGCACCGCGGGGGAGTCGACGGCGACGTTGGCACCCTTGCTCAAGGAGGTGGCTGTCATGCGCCCAGTCTGCCGAGCAGGATCCCCCGGCGGGGAGAGGGCCGACCCTGCGGCCTGTCCCCCTCCCGCACCGGTTCACTCAGTCCGCGATCGGCAGGTACACCCGGTTGCCCGCCGCCGCGAACTCCTTCGACTTCCGCGCCATGCCCTCCTCGATCTCGCCCTTACTGCCTCCGTGCTCCCGGCGAATGTCCTGGGAGATCTTCATCGAGCAGAACTTGGGACCGCACATGGAGCAGAAGTGGGCCGTCTTGGCGGGCTCGGCCGGCAGTGTCTCGTCGTGGAACTCCCGTGCCGTGTCGGGGTCGAGGGCCAGGTTGAACTGGTCCTCCCAGCGGAACTCGAACCGGGCGTCCGACAGCGCGTCGTCCCACTCCTGTGCACCTGGGTGACCCTTGGCGAGGTCGGCGGCATGGGCGGCGATCTTGTAGGTGATGACGCCGGTCTTGACGTCGTCACGGTTGGGCAGGCCCAGGTGTTCCTTGGGCGTGACGTAGCAGAGCATGGCCGTGCCCCACCAGGCGATCATCGCGGCACCGATGCCGGAGGTGATGTGGTCGTACGCCGGCGCGACGTCCGTGGTCAGCGGGCCGAGCGTATAGAACGGAGCTTCATCGCAGATCTCCTGCTGAAGGTCGATGTTCTCCTTGATCTTGTGCATCGGGACATGTCCCGGGCCCTCGATCATGGTCTGTACGTTGCAACGCTTGGCGATCCGGTTGAGTTCCCCGAGCGTGCGCAGCTCGGCGAACTGCGCCTCGTCGTTGGCGTCCGCGATCGACCCCGGACGCAGGCCGTCGCCGAGGGAGTAGGTGACGTCGTAGGCGGCGAGGATCTCGCAGAGTTCCTCGAAGTTCTCGTAGAGGAACGACTCCTTGTGGTGCGCCAGGCACCACGCCGCCATGATCGAGCCGCCGCGCGAGACGATGCCCGTCTTGCGGTTCGCGGTGAGGGGTACGTACGGCAGGCGCACGCCCGCGTGGACCGTCATGTAGTCCACGCCCTGCTCCGCCTGTTCGATGACGGTGTCCTTGTAGATCTCCCAGGTCAGCTCCTCGGCGCGGCCGTCGACCTTCTCGAGGGCCTGGTAGAGCGGCACGGTTCCGATGGGAACGGGGGAGTTGCGCAGGACCCACTCGCGGGTGGTGTGGATGTTGCGGCCGGTGGAGAGGTCCATGACCGTGTCGGCGCCCCACCGGGTCGCCCAGGTCATCTTGTCCACCTCCTCCTCGATGGAGGACGTCACCGCCGAGTTGCCGATGTTGGCGTTGACCTTCACCAGGAACCGCTTGCCGATGATCATCGGCTCGATCTCGGGGTGGTTGACGTTGGCGGGCAGCACGGCACGTCCCGCGGCGATCTCCTCGCGGACCACCTCCGGGGAGACGTTCTCCCGGACGGCCACGTACTCCATCTCCGGGGTGATCTCGCCCCGTCGCGCGTAGGCGAGCTGCGTGACCGCGTTGCCGTCCCGGCCCCGGCGCGGCTGGCGCGGGCGGCCGGGGAAGACGGCGTCGAGGTTGCGCAGGCCGCCGCGCGGCGAGGTGTGCTTGATTCCGTCGTCCTCGGGCCGGACGGGGCGGCCCGCGTACTCCTCGGTGTCGCCGCGGGCGATGATCCAGTTCTCCCGCAGCGGCGCAAGGCCCCTGCGGACATCGGTGTCGACGAGTGGATCGGTGTACGGGCCCGAGGTGTCGTACAGCGTGACCGACTGCCCGTTGGTGAGGTGCACCTGACGGACCGGCACCCGCAGATCGGGGCGCGAGCCCTCGACGTACGCCTTGTGCCAGCCGATGGACTTCCCGGCCTCCGTGTTCTCCGCGGTGTCCGTGTTCTCCGCGGTGTCCGCCTGGGCGGTGTTCTGCGTGGAGGCAGGCGTGCGTGCGTCCTTGATGGTCATGAGACCTACTCCCTACGCCGGCATTACCCGGTAACAGGTTCGGCGGTCGACGCAGCGGCTTCCGTCCGTCGACGCTTCGTGGGATACGTCACTCGACTTCGGTGACGTTTCCCGTGAAACATCGCTGGGACGGAGGTCAGCGCCCTCTCAGCCCGGTGCTCCGAGCTCCCGCGTGTACAAAGGTGCCTCCACGCTAGCGCCCATTCGGGCGCGGTGAACAGAGGGCCCCCCTCGTTCTTGCGATGATCGGGCGGTGACCACACCGCAGCCCCCCTCCTTTCCACCGCGCCGGCCCCGCCGCGGACCGAACGCCGAAGAGGGCGACGGCCGGGCGACCGGCCACGCCCCCGGCGTCGCTTCCGAGGCGAACGCCGGCAGACACGAGACGGATTACGGGCACCATGCGGACCACGGGCACGGTGCGGGCGGCGGACACGGTGCGAGCAGTGGGCACGGTGCGGGCGGCGGGCACGGGCACTCGCACGGGCACGGCCACGGACCGGCGGCTCCCGTCTCCCGGCATCTGCGGAAGGTCATCGCCGCGATCCTGATCCCCTTCACCGCGGCCGTCCTGGTCGGGCTCGCGGTGCTGTGGCCGGGTGGCGCACCGCCGCACGAGCGCACCGGCGTCGGCTTCGACCGGCAGACGCAGCAGGCCACCGTCACCAAGGTGGTCGAGCTGAGCTGCCAGTCCGTCAACGCCTCGGGCGGTGTCCCGACCGGCGACACGTCCACCGCCGAGGGTTCCTCCGCGGCGCAGCAGGCGAAGGGCGACTGCAAGCGGGCGACCATCCGTGTCGACACCGGCGACGACAAGGGCCGCACGTTCGACGAGATCGTGCAGCCGGACCAGTCACGGCAGTTGCACGAGGGCCAGAAGGTGGTGGTCGCCTACGAGCCCTCCGCGCCGAAGGACCTGCAGTACTCGGTGACCGACATCAACCGCCGGCTCCCGCTGGCCCTGCTCGCCGGCATCTTCGCCCTCGCCGTCGTGGTCGTGGGACGGCTGCGCGGGCTCATGGCGCTGGTCTCGCTGGCCATCAGCTTCCTGCTGCTGAACTTCTTCATCCTGCCCGCCATCCTGCAGGGCTCGAACCCCCTGGTCGTGGCGGTGATCGGGTCCAGCGCCATCATGCTGATCGCGTTGTACCTGTGCCACGGACTGTCGGCCCGCACATCCGTGGCGGTGCTGGGCACCCTGATCTCGCTGCTGCTGATCGGCGTGCTCGGGTCTCTCTTCATCGGCTGGGCCGCGCTCACCGGCAACACGGACGACAACACCGGCCTCATTCACGGCCTGTACCCGTCCATCGACATGAGCGGTCTGCTGCTCGCCGGGGTCATCATCGGTTCGCTCGGTGTCCTCGACGACGTGACGGTCACCCAGACGTCGGCGGTATGGGAACTGCACGAAGCCAACCCGACGATGGGCTGGCGCGGCCTGTACCGGGCGGGCATCCGCATCGGCCGGGACCACATCGCCTCGGTGGTGAACACGCTCGTCCTCGCCTACGCGGGCGCGGCACTCCCCCTGCTGCTGCTGTTCTCGATCGCGCAGAGCGGTGTGGGGACCGTCGCCAACAGCGAGCTGGTCGCGGAGGAGATCGTGCGGACGCTGGTCGGCTCGATCGGGCTGGTGGCCTCCGTGCCGGTCACCACGGCCCTCGCCGCCCTGGTCGTGTCGGCGGACCGTCCGGCCGAACGACCGGCCCAGGTGGCGACGGCGGGTGGCGGGGCCAGTTCCCCGGCCCGTGGCGGGCGAGGCCGTCGCCGCAAGCGCTGACGCGTCCGGCGAAGCGTTACGCCAGCGACCGCATGGGCTGCCGGAACGGTTCAGCCCGCGCTCTGTTCCTCCGCCAGGATGCGGTCCAGGGCCTCGTCGAGGTGGCTGTCGAAGTCGGCGAGCGCGCCCTCCTGACCCAGCGGCACCAACTTGTCGGTGCGGTCGAGGAAGGCCACCAGGGGCGCGGCGGAGGAACGGAACAGTGCCTGGTCGCTGCCGACCTGAAGCCGGATCAGCACCTCGGCCAGCGGCTCCGGCTCCACCGGCGCGATGCGCACGTCACCGTCACCGCACGGCCGGCCCACCCCGTCCACCAGCAGCTCCCGGCCGAAGGCCCAGGTCACCGGCGCGTCTCCGGGCAGATGAAAGGTCAGGCGTACGGCATAGGGATCCCGGGTCTCGTAGCGCAGCTCCACCGGGATGCGGAAAGAGAGCTCCTCGGACACGAGAAAGCTCATCATGACCTCTGCCTGTACGGACTCGCCCATTCGCCTACCCCGTCATTCGCCGTCGACTGTCCGGGAATCAAACCTCTAACACTGGTGGCATCTTGCTCAACGTACACACCAGATCACAAGGAGTGAGTTTTCAGATACTGATAGAGAGCGCGAGCGACCCCAGCCGCCGCCCCACCTCGTTCTGCAACCGCTGAGCCGCTGGGAGCAAACGGTCCGCCTGGTGGAGGGGCAGGGAGATGGCCATCGTGGCGGCCGTGGTGCCGACGGTGATCGGGATCGCCGCGCAGACCGTCCCCAGCGCGTACTCCTGGCGCTCGGTCACCGGCGCCATCCGGCGCATGCGTTCCAGCCGCTTCAGGAGACTGTGGCCGTCACGCACCGTGTACGGCGTGAGGGGCTGCACCGGGTAGCGGTCCAGGTGGTCGCGGCGCGCGTCGTCGTCCAGCTGGGACAGCAGACACTGCCCGATGGCGTGTGCGTGTCCCGTCTCCCGGAAGTCCGCCCATTCCTCGACCGCCGGAGTGCCCGGGGTGTCGGAGACGCACATGACCTCGATCTCGCCGTCCCGGTACATGGCGTAGTACACGGGGACGCCGATCGCGTCGCGCCAGCGCGCCATGGTGTCGACCACCGTGCTGCGACGTTTCTGCTCGGCCCCGCTGCTGCTCAGCCGCTCGGCGGCCTCACCGAGGAAGAACAGCCCCTTGTCCCGGCGCAGATAGCCCTCGTGCACCAGGGTGCGCAGCAGGTGGTAGGCCGTGGGGAGCGCCAGTCCCGTCTCGCGGGCCAGTTGCTTGGCGGGGGCTCCGTACTCGTGCTCCGCGACGCGTTCGAGCAGGCGCATCGCGCGCTGCACGGAGCCGATCAGAGTCGCGGACGGCGGGTCGGCAGAGGGCGACGCGGGGGGTGTCCGAGACGTCGGGCAGGGCTGCACGGGAAGGGCGTGCAGCTGAGCGAATGCGGTGTCAGCCGTGGCCAAGGATCACTCCCGGAACGCGAGGTGGCAGCCCGTGCGGCGAACACGGGTGGGGGGTGCGCCGTTCGCGGAGTCGCCCCCGCGTGGAGTTCCGGACTCTAACCGTCGGTCACCGCTCACCGACGGTCCGTCCGGGAAACTTCCCTCGCCCGAGGGAACCGGTGGTTCCTGTTACCGCCACCGGTGTCCCACGTCTCTCACCAGTCGCTGCGCGACGACGAACTCGACATGAACTTGCGTACGACGTAGATCAGTCCGCCGACGAGCGCGACGAAGACCAGCAGCTTGAACAGCAGTCCGACCACGAACCCGACCACGCTGGCGATCAGTCCGCCGAACACGACCAGGGCGATGACCGGCACCGCGATCCACTTCACCCACCACGGCAGTCCCGTGAAGATCTCTCGCATCGCCCTTGCCTCACCTTTCGGGGAATCCTGTGAATCCTCTGATGTCCTGCCCTCGATGCTAGAGCGGCGAGCGCCACGGCAGGGGCCCCGCGTCCCTTGTCTCCCCCTGACCGGTCCCCTAGGGAATCCCGGGGTCGCGTCTCAGCTCTCCGGCGGAGAGAACACCACCAGGACCCGCAGGTCCTCGCTGATGTGATGGAACTTGTGGGCGACGCCGGCCGGCACGTAGACCACGCTGCCGCGGGCGACCTGGGTGGTCTCCATGCCCACGGTGATCGCCGCCCGTCCGCTCACCACGAAGTACACCTCGTCCTGCGCGTGCGGCCTCTGCGGGTCGGTCGTGCCCGCGTCGAGGGCGTAAAGACCGACCGACATGTTCCGCTCCCGCAGGAACTGCAGGTAGGCACCGTCGTTGGCGGCGCGTTCCGCCTCCAGTTCGTCCAGCCGGAATGCCTTCATCGCCTCGTCCGCCCCTGCCTCGCCGTTCGTGTCCGATCGCGTCTGCCACGATCAGACACATGAAGAATTTCCTAGTCAAGACGATCGCCAACGCCGGCGCCCTCGCGGTCGCCGTGTGGCTGCTCGACAAAATCACCCTGACCGGGGGCGGCACCGGCGAGAAGGCTCTCACGCTGATCGTGGTCGCCCTGGTGTTCGGCCTGGTCAACATGGTCGTGAAGCCGATCGTGCAGGTGCTGACCTTCCCGCTGTTCATCCTGACCCTCGGCCTGTTCACGCTGGTGGTCAACGCGCTGATGCTGCTTCTCACGTCGTGGGTGGCCGACAAGCTCGACCTGAGCTTCCACGTGGACGGGTTCTGGACCGCCGTCCTGGGCGGCCTGATCGTCTCGATCGTCTCCTGGGCGCTCAACGCGTTCCTGCCCGACGGGGACTGATCCCGATGACCTACCGCGTCTGTTTCGTGTGCACGGGCAACATCTGCCGTTCCCCGATGGCCGAGGCCGTCTTCCACGCGCGCGTGGCCGACGCCGGACTCGGCCACCTCGTCGAGGCCGACAGCGCCGGCACCGGCGGCTGGCACGAGGGAGAGGGCGCGGACCCTCGCACCGAGGCCGTGCTGGCGGAGCACGGTTACGACCTGGACCACGCGGCCCGGCAGTTCCAGCAGTCCTGGTTCTCCCGCCTCGACCTGGTCGTCGCCCTCGACGCCGGTCATCTGAGGGCCCTGCGGCGCCTCGCCCCCACGGAGCGGGACGCGGCCAAGGTGCGTCTGCTGCGGTCGTACGACCCCGCGGTCGCGGGCGGCGACCTGGACGTCCCGGACCCGTACTACGGGGGCCGGGACGGCTTCGAGGAATGCCTTGAGATGGTGGAGGCGGCGAGCACCGGTCTGCTCGCCGCGGTACGTGAGCAAGTGGAAGGACGGGCGGCATGAGCGATTCCGCTACCAACGACAGCGCCGGTACGGGCGCGGAGAGATCCGCTTCCGCTCCGGGTGACGGCACGCGCGCGGTGCGGGCCGGGCTCCCCGAACCGGTCAAGCACGAGCCCACCCTGCCGGGCCCGGTGTTCGCCGCCCACTTCCACCTGCCGGGGGACCC encodes the following:
- a CDS encoding YibE/F family protein; protein product: MTTPQPPSFPPRRPRRGPNAEEGDGRATGHAPGVASEANAGRHETDYGHHADHGHGAGGGHGASSGHGAGGGHGHSHGHGHGPAAPVSRHLRKVIAAILIPFTAAVLVGLAVLWPGGAPPHERTGVGFDRQTQQATVTKVVELSCQSVNASGGVPTGDTSTAEGSSAAQQAKGDCKRATIRVDTGDDKGRTFDEIVQPDQSRQLHEGQKVVVAYEPSAPKDLQYSVTDINRRLPLALLAGIFALAVVVVGRLRGLMALVSLAISFLLLNFFILPAILQGSNPLVVAVIGSSAIMLIALYLCHGLSARTSVAVLGTLISLLLIGVLGSLFIGWAALTGNTDDNTGLIHGLYPSIDMSGLLLAGVIIGSLGVLDDVTVTQTSAVWELHEANPTMGWRGLYRAGIRIGRDHIASVVNTLVLAYAGAALPLLLLFSIAQSGVGTVANSELVAEEIVRTLVGSIGLVASVPVTTALAALVVSADRPAERPAQVATAGGGASSPARGGRGRRRKR
- the thiC gene encoding phosphomethylpyrimidine synthase ThiC; amino-acid sequence: MTIKDARTPASTQNTAQADTAENTDTAENTEAGKSIGWHKAYVEGSRPDLRVPVRQVHLTNGQSVTLYDTSGPYTDPLVDTDVRRGLAPLRENWIIARGDTEEYAGRPVRPEDDGIKHTSPRGGLRNLDAVFPGRPRQPRRGRDGNAVTQLAYARRGEITPEMEYVAVRENVSPEVVREEIAAGRAVLPANVNHPEIEPMIIGKRFLVKVNANIGNSAVTSSIEEEVDKMTWATRWGADTVMDLSTGRNIHTTREWVLRNSPVPIGTVPLYQALEKVDGRAEELTWEIYKDTVIEQAEQGVDYMTVHAGVRLPYVPLTANRKTGIVSRGGSIMAAWCLAHHKESFLYENFEELCEILAAYDVTYSLGDGLRPGSIADANDEAQFAELRTLGELNRIAKRCNVQTMIEGPGHVPMHKIKENIDLQQEICDEAPFYTLGPLTTDVAPAYDHITSGIGAAMIAWWGTAMLCYVTPKEHLGLPNRDDVKTGVITYKIAAHAADLAKGHPGAQEWDDALSDARFEFRWEDQFNLALDPDTAREFHDETLPAEPAKTAHFCSMCGPKFCSMKISQDIRREHGGSKGEIEEGMARKSKEFAAAGNRVYLPIAD
- a CDS encoding SsgA family sporulation/cell division regulator — its product is MGESVQAEVMMSFLVSEELSFRIPVELRYETRDPYAVRLTFHLPGDAPVTWAFGRELLVDGVGRPCGDGDVRIAPVEPEPLAEVLIRLQVGSDQALFRSSAAPLVAFLDRTDKLVPLGQEGALADFDSHLDEALDRILAEEQSAG
- a CDS encoding IclR family transcriptional regulator, with translation MQRAMRLLERVAEHEYGAPAKQLARETGLALPTAYHLLRTLVHEGYLRRDKGLFFLGEAAERLSSSGAEQKRRSTVVDTMARWRDAIGVPVYYAMYRDGEIEVMCVSDTPGTPAVEEWADFRETGHAHAIGQCLLSQLDDDARRDHLDRYPVQPLTPYTVRDGHSLLKRLERMRRMAPVTERQEYALGTVCAAIPITVGTTAATMAISLPLHQADRLLPAAQRLQNEVGRRLGSLALSISI
- a CDS encoding phage holin family protein gives rise to the protein MKNFLVKTIANAGALAVAVWLLDKITLTGGGTGEKALTLIVVALVFGLVNMVVKPIVQVLTFPLFILTLGLFTLVVNALMLLLTSWVADKLDLSFHVDGFWTAVLGGLIVSIVSWALNAFLPDGD
- a CDS encoding DUF5326 family protein, with the translated sequence MREIFTGLPWWVKWIAVPVIALVVFGGLIASVVGFVVGLLFKLLVFVALVGGLIYVVRKFMSSSSSRSDW
- a CDS encoding low molecular weight protein-tyrosine-phosphatase codes for the protein MTYRVCFVCTGNICRSPMAEAVFHARVADAGLGHLVEADSAGTGGWHEGEGADPRTEAVLAEHGYDLDHAARQFQQSWFSRLDLVVALDAGHLRALRRLAPTERDAAKVRLLRSYDPAVAGGDLDVPDPYYGGRDGFEECLEMVEAASTGLLAAVREQVEGRAA
- a CDS encoding VWA domain-containing protein, whose protein sequence is MTATSLSKGANVAVDSPAVRAELVWSPGPGVPEVDASALLLTSAGRVRDDGDFVLYNQPRHTSGAVGHLGKRAGPGANPGTTTDSVEVDLRAVEAAVERIVLCASADGGTFGRVPGLSLRLLDAATGTELARFDMTADTETALVGGELYRRGGTWKFRAVGQGYASGLAGLATDFGITVDDDAPPSAPATPATAPPTAPPVPTPPTTAVPPPVPASPPPPASPPAPAPAATGPRFTKGEERLPVDMRKRLSLRKEQVAVSLSKHGAAGITARVVLVLDASGSMSFLYSKGVVADVVERMAAVAAQLDDDGEMQAWTFASNPARLPDLRLGDLPEWLRLHVRVGEISLFRRGRKKGLHPEQVDMRAVGIQNEEQKVIAEVRAFVRADPAPVPTLVLFFSDGGVYRNAEIERELREAVEEPVFWQFVGLGRSDYGVLERFDTLPGRRVDNVGFFAVDDIGTVPDPELYDRLLSEFPSWVTAAGRAGIL
- a CDS encoding cupin domain-containing protein, with translation MKAFRLDELEAERAANDGAYLQFLRERNMSVGLYALDAGTTDPQRPHAQDEVYFVVSGRAAITVGMETTQVARGSVVYVPAGVAHKFHHISEDLRVLVVFSPPES